A portion of the Cryptomeria japonica chromosome 5, Sugi_1.0, whole genome shotgun sequence genome contains these proteins:
- the LOC131033882 gene encoding zinc finger A20 and AN1 domain-containing stress-associated protein 7-like: MSEENNLCINKCGFFGTAENMNMCSFCYKKYMEKQSLAEKVAKKAKGKEESEAAEWVYPEEHNCSFDHKRFGRQSLAKNNPLIKGSKIDKL, translated from the exons ATGTCAGAAGAGAATAACCTTTGCATTAATAAATGTGGGTTTTTCGGTACTGCTGAGAATATGAATATGTGTTCTTTCTGTTACAAAAAATATATGGAGAAACAATCGTTAGCTGAAAAGGTGGCAAAGAAAGCGAAGGGGAAAGAAGAGAGCGAAGCAGCAG AATGGGT ATATCCCGAGGAACATAATTGTTCTTTTGATCACAAGAGATTTGGGCGTCAAAGTCTTGCAAAAAATAATCCCCTAATCAAGGGATCCAAGATTGACAAACTATAA